aggcacttttttttttttttaaaggaaactgtttttttataATGATTTCGTGCAGATCAATCAGTATAGTCTGAGATGTAACTCCTGCTATTTGCATCTATCAGGCTGTTCCTGCAGAACTTCTCTGCTGGTGCCAGAGCACTTACTGACAAGGAGACCAAGGCTTTCCTCGCTGCTGGTGACACTGATGGTGATGGCAAGATCGGAGTCGATGGTAAGAGCACAGCACCCTGATCTGCATATCTTTGATTGTAGCCAAACACAGTAGAGATTATTTCTTATGCCTGTAAATCTCTCTTGCAATTTCATTGTTaacattcattcacacacttCCAATATCTGCACAGAGTCAAGCTCTCGATCAGAGAGTGGTCCAATTAGTCTAGCTGACAGTTAGAGAGTTAAGAATCTGGGTACATTTTGATCACTACTAATGGCAGTTTTATTCTACTTTTACAGAGTTTGCTGCCCTTGTAAAGGCATAAATTTCCATTGACCAAGATCCACTTCTTTTCATGGAACTGCAAACTACTTCCAAGATTCAGTAATCATCTTCTGAAAGAATATTTTTATACCTTATTTATGAGTTGCCTGTGGACTATTTCCCAACATGGAACACATAATTTACAGTTAATGTTCAGATTTGTTATATGTTCTGAAAAATTACTTGTGAAACTGTACAACACCATCTGCACGTTTGAGGAAGAGTGAAAAACCAGGAATAAATACTCTTTTGGTGTAAAGTCATCTCATTCAGGACAGTTGTTTTTGCATtggtatattatattattatatattatacaacCCACTGTTCCCGCAGCCGTGGCTGTGTCAACACAATGGGTTGAGGTTAAGGAAATCCAAAATGAGATTCCACTTGCCAGAGTTTTTGAATACTAGGAGGTGCTGAGAGACAGTTGAACTGACCTGCCCAGCACTTGTTTGATAATTGGTTAATGAAAAGAGGAGTGTAGCTGGACTCAGGCCAGTTGCTGGCAAACATCCTGGGACTGTCCCTAGGGCTTTGCACACATACTTCCTGGACCCAGGGAGTTTTGCAATGGATAGCTGCCACACATAGTGTAATTAGGTGATCTGTTCCAAGGTGTTTTTCTCCACCAACTGCTGAGTAGTCAATTAGATGATGTGCTGTGGCAACAGGAGGGCTATTAACAGCCACTGATGCATCAGCAGGACTTAAATCTGCTGCAAGGATGCAGAACTGTAATGCAATGTGCCACATTTTCTTTTGAACTATTCGATATACATGAACTGGCCTTGGAAGACATCAACAATGGCTCAGTCATATTAAAGTCAAATTACAATTCCAGTGGAAGTGGAAATTATGAATGCTTAGAAAACCACAAGTCAGCAATAAGTAAATCCTCAGCCCTATCAGATGAACCTCGTTACCATCAACCGGTGGTCAAAACAGAGAATTAATAAGGATAGCAGATTAATGTTTCCTCAGGCTTTCCCCACAGGACAGTGCTGCCACCTACAGATCAAAATTTTTCTCTCAACATTACAAGTGGAGCTgtacagacaaaataaacaagatcAGAATACAATTCTCcttcgttttgtttttttgtttatgtttttttttttttttttttttggcttggtGTGAAGTAAAATTATTTTCCAGGCAGCATGATTATTCTGCTATTAGGATGACCTGAGTGGAAGGTTTGACGACAAAGAAAGGGGGATATGtgcagaaaacagtaaaaaagtTTTTACCTCAACAAAAAATCTCTCAGTCCATTTTGACTCGGTTGAACAATAAGgaagaataaatatattcttAGAAAATGTGCAATAAATTAACTTGCCAGTCAAACTAGAACCGATGTAAATTTGTATTGTTTCTGTGCGCCACAATGAGCATAATGCTTTGTACTTGATTCGATTGAAGTAGAACAGACTAGATTATGAAAATGTTTCTACATAGAGATTTAAATCTGCCTGAATACACTCTTCACACATGCTCCTACTGTAGTAACCCTGTGGAAACTAGATATTTTCTCACAAAGTGATTTATTTTGCACATACACAAGGCAAAAGTAGCATATATCTAATTAAACATACTAACCTCAACGCATGAATATTCATTTCCTTCCAAAAACAACgttaaacaaaaaaagggaaaactaCCAGTTAGCGCCACTTTCGCCAGCTCTAACACATGCATGCTCAGGAGCCACCCTCTAGAATAAGGTTGTGCGTTGGCAGCAACACTTCCAATTCGTCCTTCTCAGCAGTGCACAGGCCTATTCTTAGCATCGGGGATATGAAAGACTTCTTCAAACGCACCTTTTAAGCGTCTTCATTTGTGAAACTTAAAATAGACCACTGTCTGGCATCAGGGCGATTTTTCACCACCCCCTTGTCGGTGTCAGTTATCTTATGCCTCAGATTTCGATGGACTGTAAGTATAAAAGGTCACCGAGAACACCGGGAAGATCACTGCAGTCGACTCGAGTCTAGTCTGTATCACCTGTACCCTACTAAACAAAGACACCAAAGGTGAGTTTGAATGAATGGAGAAAAGATACCCGGGATCCGACAGCATCACTCTTGGCATCTCTGAGAAAACATGAATGATTGTTAACTTTACGTTTTAACAAGGACTTCGCACTTCAATGCAGCATCTAAAGAAAATGATTCGCTGGTCCCAAACGTTGTGGTTTTTTTCGCGGGGTATTCAGCTCAGTGAAGAAATGGATTACTGGTCAGATCTCCCAGCATCTATAGAATCGAATGGGATTTGGAAACGCAACCTCAAACATGCCGTTCAGAAAGAAGCGGACTGAATTACTAACTTTTGGaaacgtgaaaaaaaaaatctatttctaaTCTAGCTCTGTTCCGTTTGGGATCattaacagatttttaaaataggTTTGTTTCTTGCTGATCAAACTGTAAATGACAGCAAATCACGGAATGATACATAGAATGATAATCTATTGCTGATCCACATTCAGTATATGATTAATTCACTGCCCATTCTATGTACCTACTGTGGACTGTAGTCAACAATAGCCTATTGTTGACTACAGTCCACAGTAGGTACATAGTCAACAATAGGCTGTGTGATACTAAAACCTTCCCTAGAGAGTAGCCCATTGACCATTATATGCTGTACCAAAATAGCCTATAAAAATggctttcatttatttctgcagataGAAATGGCCTTCGCAGGTGTACTGAAGGATGCTGACGTCGCTGCAGCCCTGGAGGCGTGCAAAAGTAAGTCCTCAAGTGGCGTTTGCAATCACAGCCCCACTGTGTGACTTTTTTTAGTTTGGAGCATCAGTAGCCAGCTCCTGCATTTTAGTAACAGCCTGCGTTGATTTCAGCCGCAGATTCATTCGACCACAAGAAGTTCTTCCACTCCTGTGGTCTGTCCGGCAAGACCCCCGAGGACGTCAAGAAGGCCTTCGCCATCATCGACCAGGACAAGAGCGGTTTCATTGAGGAGGATGAGCTGAAGtaagacacacaccacaggaGTGACACATCTGCATCCGATGCGTTATTTAAAGCACAGGCTGCCCACATGAGACACTAGACAATCTTCCATATCTTCCATCTTTATGTTCTGGCAGCCCATCAACTACAAAAACAATAGGGAATCATGTTTAAGTGGACTGTAGGCTACAGTATTGTTATAACCAGGCTATGAGGACTGAAGGAATGTACaggaagtgttttgttttggatacattttctattttcccCCTGTGGTCACATAGTAAATGTTTTCAACGGTGAAGAACATCAGAACTTAAGACTTCAGATTGTACAGGAAAAGTGTCCGATGGGAGCTGAGGTCCGTGAACTAACCACCACCTCTGCGTGTGCACAGGTTGTTCCTGCAGAACTTCAAGGCAGATGCACGCGCACTGACCGACGCCGAGACCAAGGCTTTCATGAAGATCGGTGACACCGACGGTGATGGCAAGATTGGCGCTGAAGGTATGGGCTGCATATGGCTGCAGGGTGGTAAAGGCACTTAGGTGGAAACTAAGCACCAGCTGATTGTGTTCTCCTGTCTCCCTGCAGAGTTCGCTGCCTTGGTTAAGGCATAAAATGGCAAGTGACCAACAACACCTGCTCTGATGGAACAACAAAGCCCACGTCGACCTCCCCCCCTTTTCAActgaatataaataatttttatacaTTTGCTTAAGAGACGATTCCTCCTCTACAACACACTGTCCAAAATGATGATTGTGAATGTCGCTCGGTTGTGTTCATGTCTTAAATATGAATTTTGCTTACTGTAAAATCTATGATGCACTTTCCAGGAACGAACggtaaaaaagaataaatattcttttgCTACGGTCTTATTGGACTTTTATTCTATATGTTGTATTGTGTTATAAACTAGAAGCCCAGTTCTCCCTCTCtaattcaaataaatcaaatgaaacagaacaaCATTTGTGTTGCCAAAGCATATAAAAGAAAATAGTGTATGAAGAAAAATAAGccaattatatttattataatacaaGCTGGTGATGTAATGCTCACTATTAAAACAAATAGCACCCCCacccataaacacacacctaatcacccacacacacacacacacacacacacacacacacacacacattgtctgtaaattacacacaaacatgcatattcTTATTTTCAAATAAGATTAACACCTTAATTTGTTTGTACTCtatggacacacatacacagccatGCAGCTCCACCCTGCAGCCACTAGGTGGAGTTAAGTCCATTAACTTTGCTAATTTGGATGAAACTATTGCACCAGACAAACATGCGATACGTTATCATCTGACAGCAAAAACTGTTTGGATATTTGATTTCCTCGCTTTAAGCAACCCACCCACTGCTACAACAGGCTTTACAATGACATGACCAAGTGTCTTAGCTTGTCTAAAAATGCACAGTCGTTCCTCCAAAAGTGttagtgtgtgagagagatataTCAATTTTGACGACCTGGAGTCAAAGTTTTGATTTTACCGGAACATTCGCAGAAGTAAGACACTACCACTTTTCTAATTGCATTAGAGTTGATCTCGTGTTTCATTTGATCCCTCTAACCCTGCACTAAAATAAATCTTTTGATTTCCtatgtaattttatttactCTGAAGacaaatatgattttaatattgagtGCTGCACTCCGCAGAGAAATGATGTGATAGTCTGAATAAGTGGGATTAAATTATGGTTTGTGGCTGTTTACTTTGCCCAAGAAAAGCTAAAAAACTGAGGTCGTCTACACTGTAGTTGAGGTCATTAAAGAACATTagcaaatgtaaatgaataaataatagcCCAGTAACCGTATAGTCTGTGAGGTATCAACGTGGCGCATAACATCAAGCACCGGGTGTGGGTTAAGTCGCACCACAGCTCGATCCGGTGTCCTCAGTGTCTTTTTCACACACTGTCTGGAGGAGATGATTGAGTTTCTCTTTACCTGTGCTCAGtagcccagcagcagcagaacctcACCGAAGACTGTCAGACATCAGTGTTGAGGGGCCCCATTAACAAGTTGGCACCGGGATTAGGTTTAGGAAAGGCTGACAAAGACAAACCACCTGAGATACAACCTTTTATTCAATAATGAAAGACGCAACCGACGCCTGAAAAGCATTAAACAAAAAGCTACTGTGCATACTCTGTGCATACAGTTCATGCCCAGCTCCAGTTATGGCTTCACCTTATGTAACTAATAGCCAGACTATCATTACTGCGAAAACTGCATGAAggtgcaaacaaacaaataaattaaaatgttagtttttcTCCATCCTGGACCATACACTATCATGTTTAAGATTCCATATAAAATCGATTAAATAACTAATTTGCgcattaatctacactcaataacccacaatgacaaagtgaaaacatagtgttttattttactatttactaTTATTTACACGTCTTAAAATTCAAAAACCACCACGTCTTACTGAGAAAAGTATTCAGACACATCACTGCAGTTTTCCTTGAAGGAAACCTGCGACCTAAGACTGAGGCAGCGCGACATTGACCCTGTGCACTCAAGGACAGACGCTTGTCCTGCACAGCCACAGGTCAGACTTAAACCCTACAGAGTCGAGTGACCTGAAGATGGTGGTTCAGGCTTCCTGAGGATCTGTCTGGAAGAATGGGACTCGAAGGTGTAATTGTGGCCTAAGGGGCTCCTGCAAATTATTAAGAGTCTGAGCGCTTATGAGAGGTTTCagcttttgcattttaatgttttattttccaaaaacatatgttcactttgtcattatcaATTACTAAATGTAGTAGATGTAGTCATCTAAATTCAGGTGAATTTTTAATCTCTGTGTCTGTCATCACGGTTCcatggtgtaatggttagcactctGGACTCTGAATCCAGCGATCCGAGTTCAAATCTCGGTGGGACCTGACTATTATTGTGTTAAAGTACTTGTTGCTTCACTGATCGGTTTCATTGTTGTAGTTAAAATGTTCGCGTAAGAAACGGTTCCATCactatttatctatttatgttACTCTTTGCTGCATAGAGTAACACCTTCCACTAACTTTCATCATACAGAGAAATAACCTTCTTTCTGTGTCCTGCACTGAGCACTCGAGCAGAATGTGCTCGATGAACCCTGAATGTGTTCGTCAGACTCGCTTTGGGCCACAAACGCCCTCAGAAAATATTCTGAATCAGTCACTTTGCTACTGGTAAGACTTTACTACCCCTTGTGATCTCTGCCAGTTACACCTCAACACCGGCCATTatgcatcatcatcaccatcacagaGAGACGGATACACGGACAGCACAGGGTCACCTCTGGTCCCTTAATCAGCACAGTTGACAAAGCAATTTAGAAAGGCTGTGCCCCCTGTCAGCGCGAGACAACGAGAAGGTCATAAAGCACCAGCATCCCTGACATTGAAAGATGAACAGCTCCgctacatgtttgtgtttctattAGATTTGGTTGGGGATCACCAGAACACCATCTGCCCCTAAGAATGCAGACAAATCAGGCTAGATGTCTCCAAGACATTTGGtacaacaaaagaaaacagtgcTCAATATCAGCTGAcgtttcattcattcattcagtgcTCACCTCAAATATAATGAGAAAGCTACATTTTGAGTGGGATAAGGCTCAGATGTGCTCGTTTTGGGGCTGCTGCCTGTAAAAGGACACCTGCATGAAAGGACAGAGGGTGGGCAGAAATagcaagagagggagaaaagcatagagacagagacagagagattgCAGTCACATTTCAGCCTCCCTACATTTACTGTACCACATAATTATacaggtgagaggaggaggggtgtTGGGATCACAGGAGGGAGTGGTGGTTCAGGGAGAAAATGCGCTTTTCAACTTATTTTGCTATTTACAAGGGCGTTAGAGATGTCCACGGTCCGGTCTCTTTGCCCTGGGAAGTTATAAATAGTAAAGGTTAATTAGTTAGCTGAGAAATTGGATCAGGGGCGGGGAGTTAGAATTTCCATAGACAGGTAACTCAAGCAATCCCTATTGTCATTGCAATCAGATCTATATAAATCCGCTGTGACGGACAGTAGTCACCACATAGCCTTGCCTCTCTGCTGGATCACCGACCAGACGAGAACCCCCTTTAACACGGTAAGTGGCTGCGTGGATTCATGGAGGACGATTTGGATAAAAGTGACTCCTTTTCCATTAGTATAACAAGATTTTGCATAGACGGATTCGGACTCCTTTATATTCTGCGCGCTTTGGAGCGACTGCAGATGCTGTGGTGTAGTTAGACAAGTGAAGTGACTGTGCATAAAGAACGCAAAAGGTTTTTCTTCAGGGAGACCACAGCAGGCTTCAGCTCTATATATGGGGAAAAGTTTGCATTATTCTTTTAACTAAAGTGCAAGAACCTAACTCGATTTAAGGACTTTCATTATGTCTTTCTCCTGGTCCTTTATGGCACAAGCGTCTGTGAGCTGGGCACGTCAATGTAAATGTCTTAATAATTAACCACAGTAACTCCTCCAACAGGAATAAAATGTCGCTCTCATCTGTCCTTTCCGCTGATGCCATCGACAGTGCTATCAAGGACTGCCAAGGTATCACCTTCTACTTCCTTATTCCTCTCTTCAGTGGATTTTTCAGATCTATACAGTATTTGCCTGGCGTCTGTGCACAGACCAGACAACATTGTTTTTGCTGCATGATAATGTACTGGAAGATTACGAGATGTTGACGTAAAAggatacacacatgcatatagtTTAGTATAATATTACCTGTGGTTAAGGCGTTATTGAGTCATTTTATAAGTGTTATCACTGGAGGTCTAATATCATTTATTGTTCTTCactctgttttttatttctccGCCAGCACCAGACTCTTTCTGCCCCAAGAAGTTTTTCCAGATATGTGGTCTCACCAAGAAGAGCCCCCAGGATGTGAAGAAGGTTTTTGGGATCCTGGACAATGATGCTAGTGGGTTTATTGAGGAGGAAGAACTCAAGTGAGTAGGCAACCAGTTCACAAGATACAGACTTTTTGTTGTAGCTAATGGCTCAGTGGCTGATTTTGCCATTCCTTTTATGAAAGCAATGAAGGGGACACAGAGTTTATCCAGTGATTTAAGgctcaaatgaaaaatgattgcGACAAACACATAATATTTGAAACTAAGTAGCATCAACTACAACTATACTGGTGCATGTTTGCTTAATGACATAATTAAAGACGCATGAATGGTGAGTTCAAGTCTGATGGACATTCGGGGGATACTGCAAACATGCACTATTGTAACTGTTGCAAAAGACCATCTACTCACTGAGGGGTTTGTTCTCTATGCACAGCTATACACTGCAGCAAAAAAGACACTATCAAAAAGATTCTTAGTTACATGCGACTAGACTACATATGCATTTGACACTAACCCtacatttgtttgtatttgccTGTGACTCTGTCGCTGCCAGGTTTTTCCTTCAGAGGTTCAATCCTGGGGCTCGCGTTCTAACAGACAAAGAGACCAAGGCcttcctgtctgctgctgatgatgatagTGATGGCCGAATTGGAGCAGAAGGTGAGAAGATCCACACCTATGacatatatttaatattaaactaCGTGTGTATTGTATGTGGTCACAATGAAAACCCACTGTGCTCAGACAATTTccacatttttgtatttttagatcTACAAATGGTGCAAATGACATACTGATAATTTACTCActataaaatattgaaaatatatttcagagTTACACCAAGACAGGTATCAGACAGATGAGATAAATAGTCAGATGTCATATCATACTAATGCTGTTTATTTCTCCACAGAGTTCCAAGCCATGGTCTTGTCCTAAACAACTGGACTCCATTTCTCCAACTTGTTGTGACTCCCTTACACCTGTATTCCACTGCTTCAAGGGCTCTCTTAGTTTTAATCATTTTCCATCTGCTTAGATAACCCTTTTGATTCCAGCCAGAACATCCACATTCTCATCATGctggtagattttttttttctttttcacgtCTTAAACAGAACGTAACTCTAAATTCCCCACATAAAACAATCTATCAAAttgctgagaaaataaaataataaaatcctaGTCATTTGCctctttgcattatttgttaAGTGTTTGCTGTACGGTCTGTATGTCTTCTACTTAGAAACATGTGAGATGATGGTAGTCAAGGTTTTCACATACACAGCAGGAAAATGGATTACATGTATAAAGTGAAGATCTAAACTGCTTAGGAACTGAGACATACTATGCACACACTGAcccagatgtgtctgtgcacaaaacacacgcacgcaccCACAGAGTCACACAACCTCTTTTACAGTCCTTAAAATTTCATGCACACTTATGTATCACAAAGGTAAATAAGACTGGatatcacacatcacaccaTGTTGGAAAATACTTGAAATACTCTGTAAAGAGTACaggtctgtgtgtatatgtagtaCTTGTAAGGATATAAATCTGTTTACATGGTCACACTGTGGGGTCTTATCTTCATTTTGGAGATTATaatttaaatcattaaattttGTGGGGAAGACCTGGTTTAAGGTCAGGTTAAGGTTAACGGTAGGCAAGAAGCAGTTAGGGTTAAGGTACATCTCCAGGCAATAACTATATGTACTAATGTAGTGTTCTCTGAAGTGGTAAAAACATGACTGTATGTTTGTGCgttgtgttgtttctgtgacCTTGATGGCCATCTGAGTGTCACCGCAGCTGGATCGAGTGACACCTGACCTCAGCTTTGTAAGTAAACCCAGCTGAACCTTGGTGCTGCTCAGGGCAGGGCAACAttaacagacacatgcacaaaatcTAATGCAGCTGAAAAAACCAAACATGACATCAGACACAGACAGCAATCCATGCAAACATATACTCCCAAACTGGCAGATAATTTCATAAACAGTCACACATGCATTTGTGTGAAttgttgtgtatgtgcagtgtatgtatgtgtgtttacagtgggAAATGCAAACTCTGCAGAATGCAATAGCTGAGAATGCCAGCCTTTTGTGTATTCCTGTGCCAGGTCTCCTTGATAGCTCAGGAGAGCTTGCTCGGGATCTATTAAAGCAAAATCATTATGTTGTGCTTTCCAAAATTCTCAGACAGAAGTTTGACCAATATACAACTTTGTATTCCGCCTCcaaaaaactttaaattgtaCATTGCAGTGTCATTCTCTGCACTTACAGGATTCATGGGATTAAAATTAACAACCACCTCACTATTTACCAAAATACAGAGTACCAAGTTTTTTCAAAGCTTCCAACTTAGTATCATTTTAATTATCTGTATATGATAGGGAGAACCTGACTATTACAGCACACACCTGCTACTCAGAACTATAGGGCATACCCTGGTATTAGCATGAGGTCGTAGTCACAACTGCAGGATGTGTAGTGATACCTATTTCTGTGTGATCGAAATGGTGTGCTGTGGTGATGATAGAAGTTTTATGATGTGCTGCTTCTTCATAAGATGTGCTGCTTCTTCAGAGAAATACTCATGTAATTTGGCTAAAGTTGACCTTTAGGGTTCCAGAGAGGAAAAAATCATGAACTAGAAACAATTAACCAGTTGTGAACTAGAACTGACTAATATAACCCCAATGTCTTTCTGATATCAACActcaaacagaaagacagcaCACATTAGATTATTATATATCCATATCTGGGGTGTATGAGTGAGAATGGTGGTGGGGGATGCAGGCTATGCAGCTTAAAGCGTGACAAGGTTGGGGAAGCCAGTAGGTAACACAAGCCCGGGGACACACAATGGAGCCGTGACCCCTGCAGGTCAGAAGCGGTGCGTGGTAAACAGGAAGGAAATGTGAGCCAACAGGACGACACTGACTGCTGGATGTGCTACTGTGGGACAACAGTACAAGATAATGTGACGAGCAGATTACCTGGACTCAAGggcagagggagggaaagagagactgTAGCTGTTTTTCACAGTGGGACTGCAAAGCTGCTATGAGCCAATAATGTCCAGCGCAAGTGGCGAGCTGACAATGTGAGAAAATtgccaaacagcagcagtttttggACTGCAAGGTGAACATGGAAGAAGACTTGATATTCTTTCATATTAGCTGCTGTAAAATACATCTTGTTCATCTGTCAAGAGCTAAAACAGTGATTTAGAAACAATATACATGATTAAAGTGGAGTTCTTTGTACTGTTTATTCTGCTAAAGGAAAAATCTGTAAACTATTTTTTTATGGTACAATTTTAAACTATAGCGTAATTCTAGGTCATACagtaaaccatccatccattatctatacctgcttattcctatttagggtcacagggatctgctagagcctatcccagctctctttgggtgaagggCAGCGgtacaaatatttaaactaGTCAATGTATTGTATAGGGGATTAAGGAGAATTAAGGGAATAAGGACATATAGaagtgacaaaataaaatgaaaacgtTAACAGCACTGGAGTCATGGGCTTAGAATGTTAGGATGCAGCATTAAAGTGTAAAAGGATTAACTATAAGTAGAAATAAAGTTAGCAAACAAACTCACCTTTTACCTTTAAACATCGTACCTGACTGCTAATACTGTGCTATGCAATACGCCTGGATTAGCCCTTCGGGATGCCTTCTTGTCTGCTTCGCGCTTCAATAATTGATGCCCTCGCTTCATTGTCACCAAAAACTTATATCAAGAATGTCGTGTCAGGCTCACCTTACTGATTAAGTCTGTGTGAAACTTTAATGTGCACCGCATCTTCAACTGATAACAAACTGATGTGCTCAGACAAACAAGGCAATGGGAAGCGAAACCATTTGGATGTCTGTGCACACATGGTCTCTTGTGACAAACGCTGATCATATTTTGACTCATTCCTGATGTTTTGGAGCCTAAAGGTATCAGAGTTGTTGCTACCTGATCGTCCTAACAGGGAGCAACATCGTAAAAGATTTAACTGCCGTGTTAGGATGACTGAATGGGCTTGGTGAGCTTGGCACAGGAACTCTATCCATAATGCAGGGGATGATAGCACTGCCTCTGTTCCCCACCAAGTCCTAAGCCTTTATTTATGATGTCTGCATGCAGACTCCCTTCATGCACACAAGAGTGCTTAAGCTTCTGATAAACACAAAGTGTTCATGGAAGGCAAATTCTCAAAACGTATTTCCACTCTGGCTTGAGCCTATTGTTTGCATGCCTGCTAATTGACTATACATAGATCGAGGTGGGTCTGTTAACTAGAATAATGCAGGTTTACAATTTGAGCTAAAAGCCACACCCTGCTTAAAACAGCAAGCAGCTGTTACACGGGACTAGACTAATAGCTGCCATGGAGAGGTAGACAGGTATTTTGCCAACTTTTCCAAATGAGAAGGCACAATCAGATAAGAGTGCAAGTGTCACCCAGGACAAACACACTTTGACCAGTTGAACATTGGAGATGAACTTGTCTGGTTGGAGAGGGCAACTAAAGATTATTTGTTTCTTGGTTAGGGTCATAACATCCATATGTGTCCAAGTAGATACATATGTAAGACCAACTCAAATCCAACATAAACTTGTATTTTCCACTCAGACGTTAGTATCTGCACCCAAAATTGTAGCTGTTGGTAATAAATCTTTACATTTTATCAACAAACATTACAACTGCTGACATTAATAGCAATgaactgttttcttttgcaCTAATGCTTTTCTACCAGTTTTAT
This genomic window from Mastacembelus armatus chromosome 8, fMasArm1.2, whole genome shotgun sequence contains:
- the LOC113141594 gene encoding parvalbumin beta-like, giving the protein MAFAGVLKDADVAAALEACKTADSFDHKKFFHSCGLSGKTPEDVKKAFAIIDQDKSGFIEEDELKLFLQNFKADARALTDAETKAFMKIGDTDGDGKIGAEEFAALVKA
- the pvalb8 gene encoding parvalbumin 8, with protein sequence MSLSSVLSADAIDSAIKDCQAPDSFCPKKFFQICGLTKKSPQDVKKVFGILDNDASGFIEEEELKFFLQRFNPGARVLTDKETKAFLSAADDDSDGRIGAEEFQAMVLS